In Fusobacterium canifelinum, a genomic segment contains:
- a CDS encoding OmpA family protein, translated as MGKRKNSTTTIMVMLFLLVFSLPALAVQTLTTTQMRENSIRINVLELKNVDILNSEAPKEMTIVLDERSLNFDFDKSNVKPQYYDLLTNIKEFVEQNNYEITIVGHTDSIGSNAYNLKLSRRRAESVKAKLLEFGLAEDRIVGIEAMGEEQPIATNETKEGRAQNRRVEFKLVQRETVQGTVATPETSENK; from the coding sequence ATGGGAAAGAGAAAAAACTCAACAACAACAATAATGGTAATGTTGTTCTTATTAGTATTTTCTTTACCAGCATTAGCAGTTCAAACTTTAACAACAACTCAAATGCGTGAAAATAGTATAAGAATAAATGTGCTAGAATTAAAGAATGTAGATATATTAAATTCAGAAGCACCAAAAGAAATGACAATAGTATTAGATGAAAGATCATTAAATTTTGATTTTGATAAATCAAATGTAAAGCCACAATATTATGATTTATTAACTAATATAAAAGAATTTGTAGAACAAAACAATTATGAAATAACAATAGTAGGACATACTGACTCAATAGGAAGTAATGCATATAACTTAAAACTTTCAAGAAGAAGAGCAGAAAGTGTAAAAGCTAAGTTACTAGAATTTGGATTGGCAGAAGATAGAATAGTAGGAATAGAAGCAATGGGAGAAGAACAACCAATAGCGACTAACGAAACAAAAGAAGGAAGAGCACAAAACAGAAGAGTTGAGTTTAAGTTGGTTCAAAGAGAAACAGTTCAAGGAACAGTAGCTACTCCAGAAACAAGTGAAAATAAATAG
- a CDS encoding FAD-I family protein — protein MKNKILFGTMLALLLVGSVSFADDDADKKRLLEEYDRMQEEKAKEAERLAKENPQATEVVGENGEVVVTEGEQVAVAPKKSEKDMTESERMDVEVQRIKKRMMEINDKIENYNKTNEMIDNLEKNVGELERKVNY, from the coding sequence GTGAAAAATAAAATATTATTTGGAACAATGTTAGCATTACTTTTAGTGGGCTCAGTTTCATTTGCAGATGATGATGCAGATAAGAAAAGACTATTAGAAGAATATGACAGAATGCAAGAAGAAAAAGCAAAAGAAGCAGAAAGATTAGCAAAAGAAAATCCACAAGCAACAGAAGTTGTTGGAGAAAATGGAGAAGTAGTTGTAACAGAAGGAGAACAAGTTGCAGTGGCTCCAAAGAAATCTGAAAAAGATATGACAGAATCAGAAAGAATGGATGTAGAAGTTCAAAGAATCAAGAAAAGAATGATGGAAATAAATGATAAGATTGAAAACTATAATAAAACAAATGAAATGATAGACAACTTAGAAAAGAATGTCGGAGAATTAGAAAGAAAAGTAAATTACTAA
- a CDS encoding adhesion protein FadA — MKVKILLCSMLILGSLSYAAEVDSVAQEVMSEVKNIEAEYQALMQKEMERKEEFRQEKETLEKEVQELKERQLGREELYAKLKEDSKVRWHRDEYKKLLKRFDEYYNKLEQKITDKEQQISELTKLLEVLN; from the coding sequence ATGAAAGTTAAAATTTTATTATGCTCAATGTTAATATTGGGATCATTATCTTATGCAGCAGAAGTAGATTCAGTAGCACAAGAAGTAATGAGTGAAGTAAAAAACATTGAAGCAGAATATCAAGCATTAATGCAAAAAGAAATGGAAAGAAAGGAAGAGTTTAGACAAGAAAAAGAAACTCTTGAAAAAGAAGTACAAGAACTAAAAGAAAGACAACTAGGAAGAGAAGAACTGTATGCTAAACTAAAAGAAGATTCAAAAGTAAGATGGCATAGAGATGAGTACAAGAAGTTACTAAAAAGATTTGATGAATACTACAACAAACTAGAACAAAAAATCACAGACAAAGAACAACAAATATCAGAATTAACAAAATTACTAGAAGTATTAAATTAA
- a CDS encoding LexA family transcriptional regulator, with the protein MSFGKTLKRIRLKHKDSLRGLAKKIDLHFTFIDKVEKGTAPISKNFIENVVAVYPEEREILKKEYLKETLPEIFQKEEAIKIVSNSEVLNLPVYGKASAGRGYLNMDSPDYYMPILRGNFSKRSFFVEITGNSMEPTLEDGQFALVDPDNTTYSKNKIYVVTYNDEGYIKRLEMKDKLKVITLKSDNPDYDDIDIPEEMQEYLQINGRVVEVISKKKLL; encoded by the coding sequence ATGAGTTTTGGAAAAACTTTAAAAAGAATCAGATTAAAACACAAAGATAGTTTAAGAGGTTTAGCAAAAAAAATAGACTTACACTTCACTTTTATTGACAAAGTAGAAAAAGGGACTGCACCAATTTCAAAGAATTTTATTGAAAATGTTGTAGCAGTTTATCCTGAAGAAAGAGAAATTTTAAAGAAGGAATATCTAAAAGAAACTTTACCTGAAATATTCCAAAAAGAAGAAGCTATAAAAATTGTTAGCAATAGTGAAGTTTTAAATCTTCCTGTATATGGTAAAGCTAGTGCAGGTAGAGGATATTTAAATATGGATAGTCCTGATTATTATATGCCTATTCTTAGAGGTAATTTTTCAAAAAGAAGTTTTTTTGTTGAAATTACAGGTAACAGTATGGAACCAACTTTAGAAGATGGTCAATTTGCTTTAGTTGACCCTGATAATACAACTTATTCAAAAAATAAAATTTATGTAGTTACATATAATGATGAAGGCTATATAAAGAGATTAGAAATGAAAGATAAATTAAAAGTTATTACTTTAAAAAGTGATAATCCTGATTATGATGATATTGATATTCCAGAAGAAATGCAAGAATACTTACAAATTAATGGTAGAGTTGTAGAAGTTATTTCAAAGAAAAAATTATTGTAA
- a CDS encoding ISL3 family transposase, translating to MISLSLSNFIKTILNIQDDNISFPEEEYYQVIQKGDHLIKLFKGFLKSDYCACPHCNSKNIVKNGSRIRKIKYIPIQNYNIELELNVQRHICKECKKTFSPSTNIVSDNSSISNNIKFAIALELQKNISLTSIAKRYNISISSVQRIMDNCYSDFKVNKEYLPEAICIDEFKSVKNIDGAMSFVFADYQSKSIIDIVEDRRLHSLTEYFSRFSLEARNNVKYICMDMYTPYISLVNSIFPNAKIVIDKFHIVNLVNRAFNQTRISIMNSIQDDSLKRKFKLFWKSLLKYYPDLCQVNYYCQSFKRKLSSKDKVDYLLEKSPELEANFNVYQDIIQAIRHNNFKRFESIVKKYLANKEKISKKMMIALRTLKKYMKYIENMFESNITNGVIEGLNNKIKSIKRTAFGYSNFSNFKKRILIQAGIISISA from the coding sequence GTGATTTCATTGTCTCTATCTAATTTTATCAAAACTATCTTAAATATTCAAGATGATAATATTTCTTTTCCAGAAGAAGAATATTACCAAGTTATTCAAAAAGGTGATCATCTAATTAAACTTTTTAAAGGATTTCTTAAGTCTGATTACTGCGCTTGTCCCCACTGTAATTCTAAAAATATTGTTAAAAATGGTTCAAGAATTCGTAAAATTAAATATATTCCTATTCAAAATTACAATATTGAACTTGAACTTAATGTACAAAGGCATATTTGCAAGGAATGTAAAAAAACTTTTTCACCTTCCACTAATATTGTTAGTGATAACTCTAGTATATCTAATAATATTAAGTTTGCTATTGCGCTTGAGCTTCAAAAAAATATTTCTCTTACATCTATTGCTAAGAGATACAATATTTCTATTTCCTCTGTTCAAAGAATTATGGATAACTGTTATTCTGATTTTAAAGTTAATAAAGAATATTTACCTGAAGCTATTTGTATTGATGAATTTAAGTCTGTTAAAAATATTGATGGCGCTATGTCTTTTGTTTTTGCTGACTATCAAAGTAAAAGTATTATTGATATTGTAGAAGATAGAAGACTTCACTCTCTTACAGAATATTTTTCAAGATTTTCTTTAGAGGCAAGAAATAATGTAAAATATATTTGCATGGATATGTATACTCCATATATTAGTTTAGTTAATTCTATTTTTCCTAATGCAAAAATAGTGATAGATAAATTTCATATTGTTAATCTTGTTAATAGAGCATTCAATCAAACTAGAATATCTATTATGAATTCTATTCAGGATGACTCATTAAAAAGAAAATTTAAACTATTCTGGAAATCATTACTAAAATACTATCCTGATCTTTGTCAAGTAAACTATTACTGCCAAAGTTTTAAGCGCAAACTTAGTAGTAAAGATAAAGTAGATTATCTTTTAGAAAAAAGCCCCGAATTAGAAGCTAACTTTAATGTATATCAAGATATTATTCAAGCAATTAGGCATAATAACTTTAAAAGATTTGAAAGTATAGTTAAAAAATATTTAGCTAATAAAGAAAAGATTTCTAAGAAAATGATGATAGCACTAAGAACTTTAAAAAAATATATGAAATATATTGAGAATATGTTTGAATCAAATATTACTAATGGAGTTATAGAAGGTTTAAATAATAAAATTAAGTCAATAAAAAGAACAGCATTTGGATATTCAAATTTTAGTAATTTTAAAAAGCGCATATTAATTCAAGCAGGAATTATATCAATTAGTGCTTAA
- a CDS encoding RnfABCDGE type electron transport complex subunit B, giving the protein MEAIMMPVVILGITGILMGLFLAYASKKFEVEVDPKVEAILAILPGVNCGACGYPGCSGYASGVALEGAKMTLCAPGGPKVAQKIGDIMGVAVEVPVKKKPAAKKPVEKKETPKVQTGEPISASQEFIEKNKRMLMKFKEAFDAGDKEGFEKLENLAKMAKKDELLKYYEEIKAGKIVPDGSVPVATGTANANAISASKEFVEKNKRMLMKFKEAFDAGDKEGFEKLENLAKMAKKDELLKYYEEIKAGKIVPDPATMVDAPATKEETPKVEDSQKQEASYCSVLGDGLCVPEQNEKVKEDLKKQAAPPKTAEELEKEKQAASYCSVLGDGLCVPEENEQIVKQNLHQEIDKEMK; this is encoded by the coding sequence ATGGAAGCGATTATGATGCCAGTTGTAATTTTGGGTATAACTGGAATATTGATGGGACTATTCCTAGCCTATGCTTCAAAGAAATTTGAAGTTGAAGTAGACCCTAAAGTAGAAGCTATACTGGCTATATTACCTGGTGTAAACTGTGGAGCTTGTGGATATCCTGGATGTTCTGGATATGCATCAGGGGTAGCTTTAGAAGGTGCAAAAATGACATTATGTGCACCTGGTGGACCTAAAGTAGCTCAAAAAATAGGAGATATAATGGGAGTAGCAGTGGAAGTACCTGTTAAAAAGAAACCTGCTGCTAAGAAACCAGTAGAAAAGAAAGAAACTCCAAAAGTTCAAACTGGAGAACCAATATCAGCAAGTCAAGAATTTATTGAAAAGAATAAAAGAATGTTAATGAAGTTCAAAGAAGCTTTTGATGCTGGGGATAAAGAAGGTTTTGAAAAACTAGAAAACTTAGCAAAAATGGCAAAGAAAGATGAACTGTTAAAATATTATGAAGAAATAAAAGCGGGAAAAATAGTTCCTGATGGAAGTGTGCCAGTAGCAACAGGAACAGCTAATGCAAATGCAATATCAGCTTCAAAAGAGTTTGTTGAAAAGAATAAGAGAATGTTAATGAAGTTCAAAGAAGCCTTTGATGCTGGGGATAAAGAAGGTTTTGAAAAACTAGAAAACTTAGCAAAAATGGCTAAAAAAGATGAATTATTAAAATATTATGAAGAAATAAAAGCGGGAAAAATAGTTCCAGACCCAGCAACAATGGTGGATGCTCCAGCTACAAAAGAAGAAACTCCAAAAGTTGAAGATAGTCAAAAGCAAGAAGCTTCTTATTGTAGTGTCTTAGGAGATGGACTATGTGTTCCAGAACAAAATGAGAAAGTAAAAGAAGATTTAAAAAAACAAGCAGCACCACCTAAAACAGCAGAAGAATTAGAAAAAGAAAAACAAGCCGCTAGCTATTGTAGTGTTTTAGGAGATGGACTATGTGTTCCAGAAGAAAATGAACAAATAGTTAAACAAAATTTACATCAAGAAATTGACAAAGAAATGAAATAA
- the rsxA gene encoding electron transport complex subunit RsxA has translation MSIGGLFSIIVTSIFINNIIFAKFLGCCPFMGVSKKVDSSLGMGMAVTFVITIASGVTWLVYRFILEPLGLGYLQTIAFILIIASLVQFVEMAIKKTSPSLYKALGVFLPLITTNCAVLGVAIINIQEGYNFIETLVNGFGVAVGFSLALLLLAGIRERLEFANTPKSFKGVPIAFITAGLLAMAFMGFSGMQI, from the coding sequence ATGAGTATAGGTGGATTATTTAGTATAATTGTTACTTCAATATTTATAAATAACATAATATTTGCTAAGTTCTTAGGTTGTTGTCCATTTATGGGAGTTTCTAAAAAAGTTGACTCATCATTAGGAATGGGTATGGCAGTTACTTTCGTTATCACAATAGCTTCAGGAGTAACTTGGCTAGTATATAGATTTATATTAGAACCTCTTGGTTTAGGATATTTACAAACAATAGCTTTTATATTAATAATAGCTTCTCTTGTACAATTCGTTGAAATGGCAATTAAAAAGACATCACCAAGTCTGTATAAAGCACTTGGAGTATTTTTACCATTAATCACAACAAACTGTGCTGTTCTAGGAGTTGCTATAATAAATATCCAAGAAGGATATAATTTTATAGAAACATTGGTGAATGGTTTTGGAGTTGCAGTAGGATTCTCATTGGCATTATTACTTTTAGCAGGAATAAGAGAAAGATTAGAATTTGCAAATACTCCTAAGAGTTTTAAAGGAGTTCCAATAGCATTTATAACAGCTGGACTTTTAGCTATGGCATTTATGGGATTTAGTGGAATGCAAATTTAA
- the rsxE gene encoding electron transport complex subunit RsxE: MKKLGVLTAGIFKENPVFVLMLGLCPTLGVTSSAINGFSMGLAVIAVLACSNGLISLFKKFIPDEVRIPAFIMIIATLVTVVDMVMNAYTPDLYKVLGLFIPLIVVNCIVLGRAESFASKNGVVDSILDGIGSGIGFTLSLTFLGAVREILGNGSVFGISLVPANFTPALIFILAPGGFITIGIIMACINMKKERDAKKKKVTKK, from the coding sequence ATGAAAAAATTAGGAGTACTTACAGCTGGAATATTTAAAGAAAATCCAGTGTTTGTTTTGATGTTAGGACTTTGTCCTACTCTTGGGGTAACAAGTAGTGCAATAAATGGTTTTTCAATGGGGCTTGCAGTTATAGCTGTACTTGCATGTTCAAATGGTTTAATATCTCTTTTTAAGAAATTTATACCAGATGAAGTAAGAATACCAGCATTTATAATGATAATAGCTACACTTGTTACAGTAGTTGATATGGTTATGAATGCTTATACACCTGACTTATATAAGGTATTAGGACTATTTATACCTCTAATAGTTGTTAACTGTATAGTTCTTGGAAGAGCAGAAAGTTTTGCATCTAAAAATGGAGTAGTTGATTCTATACTTGATGGTATTGGATCTGGAATAGGTTTCACTTTATCTTTAACTTTTTTAGGAGCAGTAAGAGAAATATTAGGAAATGGTTCAGTATTTGGAATTTCATTAGTTCCTGCTAACTTTACACCTGCTTTAATATTTATATTAGCACCTGGTGGATTTATTACAATAGGAATAATAATGGCTTGTATAAATATGAAAAAAGAAAGAGATGCAAAGAAAAAGAAGGTGACTAAAAAATGA